From the genome of Bifidobacterium asteroides, one region includes:
- a CDS encoding response regulator transcription factor, whose product MVDTQADLSHGGDRHPATILVVDDDPRITALLMAALSKDGHAVTVVNDSRKVTKMDLSSVDLILCDVMMPHMDGFALLASIRDRASCPIIFLTAKTDEDSAVLAYGLGADDYIRKPFGVAELRAKVRARLSQGSRSRRPLLRFGSLDMDLQTRQIRVNGRKANLTDAEYRICALLAQHPGRAYTPPQIWEACLATADDPAANSPNGDATAAVRVHLSNVRRKFKALGADPIRTIWSVGYQWAA is encoded by the coding sequence ATGGTTGACACGCAGGCCGACCTTTCCCATGGGGGCGATCGGCATCCGGCCACCATCCTGGTGGTGGACGACGATCCCAGGATCACTGCGCTGCTGATGGCGGCCCTGTCCAAGGACGGCCACGCGGTGACCGTGGTCAACGATTCCCGAAAGGTTACGAAGATGGATCTGTCCTCGGTCGACCTGATCCTGTGCGATGTCATGATGCCTCACATGGACGGCTTCGCCCTCCTGGCCTCCATCAGGGACCGGGCGTCCTGCCCGATCATCTTCCTGACGGCCAAAACCGACGAGGACAGCGCTGTGCTGGCCTATGGCCTAGGTGCCGACGATTACATACGCAAGCCCTTCGGCGTAGCCGAACTCCGCGCCAAGGTCAGGGCGCGGCTGTCCCAGGGCAGCCGGTCCAGACGCCCGCTTCTGCGTTTCGGCTCCTTGGACATGGATCTTCAGACGCGTCAAATCAGAGTGAATGGGCGCAAAGCCAATCTGACGGATGCGGAATACCGCATATGCGCCCTCTTGGCCCAACATCCTGGGCGGGCATATACGCCTCCGCAGATATGGGAGGCCTGCCTGGCCACGGCGGACGACCCGGCCGCCAATAGTCCAAACGGCGATGCCACTGCAGCGGTCAGGGTGCACCTGAGCAATGTCCGGCGCAAGTTCAAAGCCCTGGGAGCGGATCCCATCAGAACCATCTGGTCGGTGGGGTACCAGTGGGCGGCCTGA